The Halobellus sp. MBLA0158 genome has a window encoding:
- a CDS encoding IS6 family transposase, whose translation MQEPNRLTGGSDFPELGFVEREATPESAMKLGIQLHLAGLSLSDTVSVLASLGVDRCRSTVHNWIQKADLQPAEGQNPNYVAVDETVIRVNDQRYWLFAAVDPDTTRLLHVRLFPTRTQALTEMFLAELREKHLVSDAIFLVDGAPWLQAACHRHSLRFQHVTHGNRNAVERVFKELKRRTEAFANHFRHARPETAETWLQAFAVCFNQLI comes from the coding sequence ATGCAAGAACCCAACCGCCTCACCGGAGGTAGCGACTTTCCAGAGTTAGGTTTTGTGGAGCGAGAGGCGACACCCGAGTCGGCGATGAAGTTGGGTATCCAACTGCATTTGGCGGGATTATCGCTGTCGGATACCGTCTCTGTTCTTGCAAGCCTGGGTGTCGATCGGTGTCGCTCCACCGTTCACAACTGGATTCAGAAGGCAGACCTACAGCCTGCCGAGGGACAGAATCCGAATTACGTCGCGGTTGATGAGACTGTAATTCGAGTGAATGACCAGCGCTACTGGCTGTTTGCGGCGGTCGATCCCGACACGACTCGCCTGCTGCACGTGCGACTATTCCCGACCAGGACCCAAGCGCTGACCGAGATGTTCCTTGCGGAACTCCGCGAGAAACATCTCGTTTCTGACGCGATCTTCCTGGTCGATGGCGCACCCTGGCTGCAGGCGGCCTGCCACCGTCACTCGCTCCGATTCCAACACGTCACTCACGGGAATCGGAACGCCGTCGAACGTGTCTTCAAAGAACTCAAACGCCGAACTGAAGCCTTCGCAAACCACTTCAGACACGCTCGTCCTGAAACCGCAGAAACGTGGCTCCAAGCATTCGCCGTCTGTTTCAATCAACTAATCTGA
- a CDS encoding PGF-CTERM sorting domain-containing protein, whose protein sequence is MKIRQIPRVGILLCVLLLLTVTIPGASGTDGGDYGITLNESVDIPERTLETDSENYTVASIGRYVEGETVTVRTDGPENTSYAVRLVDSRERSRMTAYVAGNGSRQFPLAGYEPGTYAVVITNESDADTVYDVKLLVVSGYTVTHLTPSEIEHNTTLSVEFRLRRASEGVAESPEEVEVAIGNGSMSIRTEATRTFGLNYTAEIDTRSLAPGEYQLYTGVQRNDTVYGYKEFVGVDTYRVTVVDSSASTTTEAPQRDSDTAATTTITTTTSTGTPGFGPLPALVALGGVVLLARMRRVR, encoded by the coding sequence ATGAAAATTCGTCAAATACCCCGTGTTGGCATTCTGCTGTGTGTTCTCCTGCTACTGACAGTAACAATCCCTGGCGCGTCGGGAACCGACGGTGGGGACTACGGGATCACCCTCAACGAGTCCGTCGACATTCCGGAGCGGACGCTCGAAACCGACTCGGAGAACTACACCGTCGCGAGCATCGGGCGGTATGTGGAGGGTGAAACGGTCACCGTCCGGACAGACGGCCCGGAGAACACATCGTACGCCGTTCGACTCGTCGACAGTCGGGAACGTTCCCGGATGACCGCATACGTCGCGGGCAACGGCAGTCGGCAGTTCCCGCTGGCCGGATACGAGCCCGGGACGTACGCAGTCGTCATCACGAACGAGAGTGACGCTGACACAGTATACGACGTCAAGCTCCTCGTGGTCTCCGGGTACACGGTGACGCATTTGACCCCGTCCGAGATCGAGCACAATACGACGCTATCTGTCGAGTTCCGTCTACGAAGGGCGAGCGAGGGCGTCGCCGAATCCCCGGAGGAGGTGGAAGTTGCGATTGGGAACGGGTCGATGTCGATTAGGACCGAGGCGACACGGACATTTGGGCTGAATTACACGGCCGAAATCGACACGCGGTCGTTGGCACCGGGCGAGTACCAACTTTACACCGGAGTGCAGCGGAACGATACGGTGTACGGCTACAAGGAGTTCGTTGGCGTCGATACGTACCGGGTGACGGTGGTCGACTCCTCGGCGTCGACGACGACGGAGGCACCACAGCGTGACTCCGACACCGCGGCGACGACCACAATTACGACTACGACGAGCACTGGGACGCCCGGCTTTGGGCCGCTCCCGGCGCTGGTTGCGCTCGGTGGCGTGGTGTTGTTGGCGCGTATGAGACGCGTGCGGTAA
- the aglF gene encoding UTP--glucose-1-phosphate uridylyltransferase AglF, translating into MKAVVLAAGEGTRLRPLTEDKPKGMVEVNGKPILTHCFEQLVELGADELVVVVGYLKQRIIDHYGDEFAGVPITYTHQREQKGLAHALLSVEEHIDDDFMLMLGDNIFRANLADVVRRQREDRADAAFLVEEVPWDEASRYGVCDTNKYGEITDVVEKPEDPPSNLVMTGFYTFTPAIFHACHLVQPSNRGEYEISEAIDLLIQSGRTIDAIGLEGWRIDVGYPEDRDEAEARLQDEAGRSEAVAESAGDS; encoded by the coding sequence ATGAAAGCCGTCGTGCTAGCGGCCGGCGAGGGAACCCGCCTCCGGCCGCTCACCGAGGACAAACCCAAGGGGATGGTCGAGGTCAACGGAAAACCCATCCTGACGCACTGCTTCGAGCAGTTGGTCGAGTTGGGGGCCGACGAGCTCGTCGTGGTCGTGGGGTATCTGAAGCAGCGGATCATCGACCACTACGGCGACGAGTTCGCGGGCGTCCCGATCACCTACACACACCAGCGCGAGCAGAAAGGGCTGGCACACGCGCTGTTGAGTGTCGAGGAGCACATCGACGACGACTTTATGTTGATGCTCGGGGACAACATCTTCCGGGCGAACCTGGCGGACGTGGTGCGCCGGCAGCGCGAGGACAGGGCCGATGCGGCGTTCCTGGTCGAAGAGGTGCCGTGGGACGAGGCGTCGCGATATGGAGTGTGTGACACGAACAAGTACGGCGAGATCACCGACGTCGTGGAGAAACCCGAGGATCCGCCCTCGAATCTGGTGATGACGGGCTTCTATACGTTCACACCGGCGATCTTCCACGCGTGTCATCTGGTCCAGCCGTCGAACCGCGGTGAGTACGAGATTTCGGAGGCGATCGATCTGCTGATCCAGAGTGGGCGGACGATCGACGCGATCGGCCTCGAGGGCTGGCGAATCGACGTCGGATATCCCGAGGATCGTGACGAAGCCGAAGCACGGTTACAGGACGAGGCCGGGCGGTCCGAGGCGGTTGCAGAATCGGCCGGCGACAGCTGA